A single region of the Deltaproteobacteria bacterium genome encodes:
- a CDS encoding M28 family peptidase produces MRISLTVILLLIALPIHSLSGERCADYRETDITPREILSHIKYLASDELEGRMTGAIGGDRAAHYIAGCFKESGLLPFGDDGTYFQGFPLSGGVEPGKLNSLALTISGDKKKLEPGKDYFPLGFSANGEAAGGIIFAGYGITAPELDYDDYRGIDVEGKIVLVLRFTPDGLDIESPFYDYADLRYKVSNAEEKGAAAVIFTTPDSEDSEDELSSSLFRTPAPRAGIQAVIVRSGIAEEILSAAGKELGELEETLSGKKGGPFAIRGAEAEISTELIEEKRASANVLGFIPGNDPALKDEVIVVGAHYDHLGRGIWEYKDPERAAEGEIFNGADDNASGVAGLLELSEYFSDADNSMKRSLLFIAFSGEELGLLGSTYYIDHPAVSHENTVAMINMDMMGRLNENKLIVFGVSSSPEWQSLIAQAGSGLNLELTLEDSVFAPSDQLPFYEHEIPAVQFFTGLHDEYHTPGDDWQLINSEGEKRVLALISNLIMELGDRKDKITFSGLKIPGVAASGFSVYLGTIPDYAGAGKGVSIRGVRAGSPAAGAGLEAGDRIVGLAGIEVESIYDFGRALESLTPGVPAEIVIIREGKRIKLNAVPEKR; encoded by the coding sequence ATGCGTATCAGTTTGACCGTTATCCTGCTATTGATAGCTCTGCCTATTCACTCGCTGTCCGGTGAGCGATGTGCGGATTACAGAGAGACGGACATTACACCTCGGGAAATCCTCTCGCATATTAAGTATCTTGCTTCCGATGAGCTTGAGGGGAGGATGACCGGCGCCATAGGGGGCGACAGGGCTGCGCACTACATTGCCGGGTGTTTCAAGGAATCGGGACTTTTGCCTTTCGGGGATGACGGAACGTACTTTCAAGGATTCCCGCTCTCAGGCGGGGTTGAGCCCGGGAAGTTAAACTCCCTTGCGCTTACTATTAGCGGCGACAAGAAAAAGCTTGAGCCGGGCAAGGATTACTTTCCTCTCGGCTTTTCGGCAAACGGCGAGGCCGCGGGCGGGATAATATTCGCCGGATACGGGATTACCGCCCCCGAGCTTGATTACGATGATTACAGGGGCATCGATGTGGAGGGGAAAATTGTACTTGTCCTCCGCTTTACACCCGACGGGCTCGACATCGAGAGCCCCTTTTACGATTACGCGGACCTCCGTTACAAGGTTTCCAATGCCGAGGAAAAGGGGGCGGCCGCAGTTATATTTACCACCCCCGATTCGGAAGATTCGGAGGATGAATTGAGTTCTTCTCTTTTTCGAACCCCGGCGCCGCGAGCGGGGATTCAGGCGGTGATAGTAAGAAGCGGGATAGCCGAAGAAATATTATCCGCAGCGGGAAAGGAGCTTGGCGAGCTTGAAGAAACGCTCTCGGGAAAAAAAGGTGGTCCTTTCGCTATTAGAGGGGCCGAGGCGGAGATCAGCACGGAGCTGATAGAGGAGAAGAGAGCAAGCGCAAACGTGCTGGGTTTTATACCCGGTAACGACCCGGCTTTGAAAGATGAGGTGATTGTCGTAGGCGCTCACTATGATCATCTGGGCAGAGGCATATGGGAGTACAAAGACCCGGAGAGGGCTGCGGAGGGAGAGATATTTAACGGCGCGGACGATAACGCCTCCGGCGTTGCGGGACTGCTGGAGCTGAGCGAATACTTTTCAGATGCGGATAATTCCATGAAGAGGAGCCTCCTGTTTATAGCGTTTTCGGGAGAGGAACTCGGGCTCCTGGGCTCGACTTATTATATCGATCACCCTGCCGTCTCACATGAAAATACTGTCGCCATGATTAATATGGATATGATGGGAAGACTTAATGAAAATAAACTGATCGTGTTCGGAGTCTCATCCTCCCCCGAATGGCAAAGTCTCATCGCTCAGGCGGGTTCAGGCTTGAATCTGGAGTTGACATTAGAGGATTCGGTGTTCGCACCGAGTGACCAATTGCCGTTTTATGAGCATGAAATACCGGCCGTCCAATTTTTCACGGGTCTCCACGATGAATACCACACCCCGGGTGACGACTGGCAATTGATTAACTCTGAGGGTGAGAAGCGGGTTCTGGCTCTGATTTCAAATCTGATTATGGAGCTGGGTGACCGCAAGGATAAAATAACTTTCTCCGGATTAAAAATCCCAGGGGTTGCTGCTTCCGGGTTTTCGGTGTATCTCGGCACTATTCCGGATTACGCCGGGGCGGGAAAGGGGGTGAGCATAAGAGGCGTAAGGGCGGGCAGCCCAGCCGCCGGGGCGGGTCTTGAGGCCGGTGACAGGATTGTCGGATTGGCCGGGATTGAAGTAGAGAGCATATATGATTTTGGCCGTGCGCTTGAAAGCCTCACGCCCGGTGTCCCTGCGGAAATTGTAATTATCAGGGAAGGGAAACGTATAAAGCTCAACGCCGTACCGGAGAAGCGGTGA
- a CDS encoding prolipoprotein diacylglyceryl transferase, which produces MYPTLFRIGDIYVSSFSVMVLIAFLAAYILGESEFKRKGMNGNLNDLLLIACVVGGLGGAKLLFLYQQVSFSDFIGDPVRYMASGFTFLGGLLGALILIWLVTQMKRVSFLEVTDTIAPLLVIAYAIGRVGCLLVGDDYGIPSNLPWAISFPDGSPPTYERVHPTQVYDTISMTIIFIFLWSIRKKNYPTGWLSAVTFIILGVQRFLIEFIRSTTPSFIPGFSQAQLISIGLVLLGLVMLYKIKSRPAEAGETI; this is translated from the coding sequence ATGTACCCCACTCTATTCAGAATAGGAGATATATACGTTTCTTCATTTTCAGTGATGGTTCTGATTGCCTTTCTGGCTGCGTATATACTGGGAGAATCGGAATTCAAGCGAAAAGGCATGAACGGCAATCTGAACGATTTGCTTCTGATAGCATGCGTAGTCGGGGGACTCGGAGGCGCGAAGCTTCTTTTCCTCTACCAGCAGGTGAGCTTTTCAGACTTTATAGGCGACCCCGTAAGATACATGGCATCCGGATTTACATTCCTGGGCGGTCTCCTGGGAGCGTTGATTCTGATATGGCTCGTAACGCAGATGAAGCGCGTCAGCTTTTTGGAAGTAACGGACACTATAGCCCCTTTACTCGTAATCGCATACGCTATAGGGAGAGTCGGCTGTCTCCTGGTCGGAGATGATTACGGAATTCCCTCGAATCTCCCCTGGGCCATATCCTTCCCCGACGGCTCCCCTCCTACATACGAAAGAGTCCACCCTACTCAAGTGTACGACACAATAAGCATGACGATTATATTCATATTCCTCTGGAGCATTCGGAAGAAGAATTATCCGACCGGCTGGCTGTCGGCTGTTACATTTATTATTTTAGGAGTTCAGCGATTTCTTATAGAGTTCATCAGAAGCACCACTCCAAGCTTCATACCGGGATTCTCGCAGGCTCAGCTAATTTCAATCGGGCTTGTGCTGCTGGGCCTTGTAATGCTCTACAAGATAAAATCACGCCCCGCTGAGGCCGGAGAGACTATATGA
- the trkA gene encoding Trk system potassium transporter TrkA translates to MRIVIIGAGQVGSFLARNLSHEHDIVIIEKDWETADRFKESLDVLIIVGDGDNPKVLKEARIEKADVMLAVSGDDKTNILASTYSAYVGVPKIIVRIRDKDYLEYPGTLEKSEVDIVNPGSIISEKITSLISSPFAWKSETLARGRIKLFKLKVEENTPIVGQRLADLGPARAWIFVAISRDGRITIPTGETRLRSDDYVFALGNTDVLDKLKQLFGVEEEYIKSVVIMGCGRLGMGVAKTLSDNGIKVKLIDHDPKRAQRAAEELHKVLVFKGDATDSETLKEAGVESADYFLALTGDDEKNVLSALLAKNLGVKRTTVLYTKPDYIDLIEVIGVDRAISVRLALANEILSLLHIGGVAHVALVEEGRAEVLEFNIDENTKILGKALKDVHFPEGSIVGIALRDDEIIIPKGDYMPEFNDRVIIFALPEAIKKVENILGQ, encoded by the coding sequence ATGCGCATAGTAATAATCGGCGCGGGCCAGGTCGGATCTTTCCTTGCCAGAAATCTCTCGCACGAGCACGATATAGTGATTATAGAAAAGGACTGGGAGACGGCCGACAGGTTCAAGGAATCTCTCGACGTGCTTATCATAGTAGGTGACGGCGATAACCCCAAGGTGCTGAAGGAAGCCAGAATAGAGAAAGCGGACGTTATGCTCGCCGTTTCAGGGGACGACAAGACCAATATACTTGCTTCTACCTATTCGGCATACGTAGGGGTCCCGAAAATTATCGTGCGAATCAGGGATAAGGATTATCTTGAGTATCCGGGTACCCTTGAGAAGTCGGAAGTCGATATAGTCAATCCGGGCTCCATCATATCGGAGAAAATTACGAGCCTTATAAGTTCACCCTTCGCATGGAAATCCGAAACCCTTGCCAGGGGCAGGATTAAACTCTTTAAACTTAAGGTGGAGGAAAATACACCCATAGTGGGACAGAGGCTCGCGGACCTTGGTCCGGCAAGGGCCTGGATATTCGTCGCTATTTCGAGAGACGGCAGAATAACTATCCCGACAGGAGAAACCAGGCTCAGGAGCGATGACTACGTCTTTGCCCTCGGGAATACAGACGTACTCGATAAACTTAAGCAATTGTTCGGCGTGGAAGAGGAATATATAAAATCCGTGGTAATAATGGGCTGCGGGAGGCTGGGGATGGGGGTTGCAAAAACACTTTCGGATAACGGGATAAAGGTAAAGCTAATCGACCACGATCCGAAAAGGGCGCAAAGAGCGGCAGAGGAGCTTCACAAGGTTCTGGTGTTCAAGGGGGACGCCACGGACTCGGAGACTCTAAAAGAGGCGGGAGTCGAGTCGGCGGACTATTTCCTGGCCCTTACTGGCGATGATGAAAAAAACGTCCTCAGCGCGTTACTCGCAAAAAACCTGGGAGTCAAAAGAACAACGGTTCTCTACACGAAACCGGACTATATCGACCTGATTGAGGTCATAGGTGTCGACAGGGCTATAAGCGTGAGGCTTGCTTTAGCTAATGAAATTCTGAGTCTCCTCCATATAGGAGGGGTGGCGCACGTCGCTCTTGTGGAGGAGGGCAGGGCTGAAGTTCTCGAATTCAACATTGACGAGAATACTAAAATTCTTGGGAAAGCGCTAAAGGACGTTCACTTCCCCGAGGGATCGATAGTGGGAATCGCGCTCAGAGACGACGAGATCATCATACCCAAAGGAGACTATATGCCCGAGTTCAATGACAGAGTGATTATATTTGCTCTTCCGGAAGCTATAAAAAAAGTCGAGAATATCCTAGGCCAGTGA